The window CAAAATGCTCCGGAAAAAGGGGCTATCCCTTGACGTCGATCGGCGTCGCGCCGACGGCATCGACAAGGGCGTTGGGATCGCAGGAAAAGACGCATTTCGGCGTTCCGGCCGCCGCCCAGACTACGTCGAAGCCGAGAAGGTCGGTGTCGATGAAGGTCTGAAGGGGCGTTGCATGGCCGAGCGGCGGGATGCCGCCGATGGCAAAGCCGGTGAGGGCGCGCACGTCGTCGGCGTCGGGCCGGGTCAGGGCCTCGCCGAGATGTTTCGCGACGCCTTTTTCGTTCACGCGGTTGGCGCCGGAGACGAGGAAGAGATAGGGCTTTTTCGAGGTCTTGCCGCGAAACACCAGCGACTTGACGATCTGGGCGACCGTGCAGTTGCAGGCGGCGGCCGCTTCCTCGGCGGTGCGGGTCGAGGCCGGCATTTCCATGACGGTGACGTCGAGCCCGGCATTGGCGGCGGCCTCGCTGACGAGCTGTGCGCTTTTCGGCAATTCGGTCATGGCTGCCCGCTCCCATCCCCACGTCATTCGATGGGCGAAGATGGCTGAGCGTGTATCCAATGGCAAGGGCGCGGCGGGTCGCGGGGCTTGCCTGCCAGATGGGGACAGCGGTGCGGCGGACGTGCCAAGGCGTCGAAATTCTGTTAACAATTCCTTAAGCAGGGGGGGCCGATCGGGCAAAGGACCGGGTCATGACGATGGAAGACAACGTGGTGCCGCACGAGCGCATTCGCACGCTTCGCGAAGCCGTGCAGCAGGCGCGCATTGCCGAGGCCGACCGCTCCGATGCGCTGGAACAGCGCCGGCAGACGGAACAGGTGCGCCTGGAACTCGTGGCGCGCGAGCTTGAAGGCGTCTTTGCCGAGGCGCGGGACAAGAGCGACCAGTTCATCTGCGAGATTTCCGCCGGCGCGACGCCGCGGCTGTGGATCGACGCCACCTCCCACGTGGTGATGGCGAGCGACATCCACACCTACCGGTTCCTGAAGGACACGCGGCTCGGCCGCATCGTCCTTGCCGAGACGGACGACACCGGCGCACTCGCTGACCGCGTCACGGTCTATATCGCGGAGCGGGTCGTCGACCTGGAGCGGGCGGTGGAGGCCGACTGGCAGATCTGGCGGCTGAACGAGCAGGCGCAGAAGGAAGCGGCGGAAGCCCAGAAGCGCGACGAGGAAAAGGCGGCAGAGGCAAAGGCGCGGGACGAGAAAGCGGACGCTGCGAACACGCCGCGGCTCGACGGGCCGGCGGGAAGGCCGCGCGAGCGGGGCCATGCCGGCTTTGCCTTCCTCTTCGGCCTCATTCTCGGCTGCGCGGCGCTGGCGGTCTGGATGCAGGCCTCCGGGCAGTACGATTTCCGCCAGCACCTGAAGTTCCTGCAGACGAGCGACACGGCCTCGTTTCCGCAATTGACGGCCGAGCCGGCACCAGAGACGGCAACGGCAGCCGAGGAACCGGCGGCGGGCGACGAAGAAGCGGCGGAAGCGCCCGAAGAAACCGGCAGCATCCCGGAACTGGCCGGTGCGCCGACGTCTCAGCCTGAGGCGGCGACGGGTTCCGAGATGTCTTCGGAAACGGTGGCGCCCGGCGAATAGACGAGGCGCCGGCTGCGGATTTGCGATACCGGCCGGCCGGGCAGGGTGAGCCCGCGCTCGGTCATGGCGCAGGTCCAGCCATCGTCCGTTTGCTCCACATCGAAGAGGTTGTAGCGGGCCGCCGGGCGCTTGTCGCCGGGGGCGTTGGAGGCCGACGGCACGCCGACGATCGGCACCGGGCGCGTATTGCCGTCGGTCCATACGAGGCTGTCCACATGGGTGTGGCCGTGCAGCACCAGCTCGGCGCCGGCCTCGCGGATGGCACGACTGAAATGGCCCGTGCCGATGAGGCGGCGGTGCCAGTATTTGCGCGAGCGGACCGGCGGGTGGTGGATGAGGACGACGCGGAAGAGGCCTTCCGCACCGAGGCGCTCCAGCGCCCGGCAGAGGGCGCGGGCCTGACCGGTGTCGAAAACGCCAGTCGCCATGAAGGGGGCGGAGGCATTGGCGCTGGACAGCGCGACGATGCCGAGCGGACCGCGCCGGCGCACGAACGGAAAGTCGTTGCCGTCGAGGGCCGGGGTGTCTCCGGTCATGAACGGGCGCCAGGACTTTATCGCCCGCTTCACCGAGCCGGGCACATAGGCGTCGTGATTGCCGGGAATGGCGGTGACGTCATGGGGCGGCCCGAGGCTTTCCAGCCAGGCCTTTGCCGGTTCGATCTCGGCCTTCAGCGACAGATTGACGAGATCGCCGGTGACCGCGATGTGGTCGGGCTGCTGGCTCGCCATGTCGGCGAGGAGGGCCATCAGGTGGTCGGCCGTATGGGTTCCGGACCGGTTGCGGTGCCAGTTGACGTAGCCGATGACGCGCTTTGACATCAGCTCGCGGATGCGCGCGTCCGGCAGCGGGCCGAGATGGGGATCTGAGAGATGGGCGAGGCGATACATGCCCCGCATCTAGTGCCTGGGTCGCCCGGCGTCTACCCTTTGGTCAAGGGGAGCCAGGCGGACCGGCACGAGCAGTGCCCGGAGCCGTCGTTCAGTTGGAGCTGAACGTCATCAGCGCCGCGGCGACGCGACGGTTGGAAAAGTCGACTGCCGGACTCCACACATAACGGTGGTCGCGACGACGGCGACGTAAGAAGCTGAACATTGGTCTTTCCTTTTTCAGACGACGAAATCGCCGGGCTCTCGGCGCCGACGATTAATTTCTATGCAGAGGATGACCACTTAATAGGCATTCTATTGCTGATTGGTTAGGGGGCGCGAGGCAGGTCAGACCCGCCCAAAACGCATGGCTCAGTTACCGGATTTTCATACAGGTATGCTCTTAGGACATACTGGCGGCGTTTTTCCCGATCCAAATCCTGCTGGACGGCCCTGCGGGGGTGTGCTAATCGCCTCGCCCATTCCATCAATGGACCCTTGCAATGCAAACCGCTCTGGCCCGACTGCGACGACGAAACCGGTCTTGTGACGCTGCGTCACGAGCCGTTCACGCCTGCTGACCGTCGCGTCCCGGATCGAGAGCAAAATCATCGCATGATCCCTTGGCGCCGGCCGGCCGGATCGCCAAATCGCACTTTGCGGACCCCATGATCATGTCGATACAGAGCCCCCAGATAGAGCTGGAATCCCCCGGCGACGACGCCGATATCGAAGCCCTGCACGAAACCGCCTTCGGGCCGGGACGTTTCGCGCGGACCGCGTTCCGGCTGCGCGAGGGCGTGCCGCGCGATCCCGCGCTCTCCTTCGTCGTGCGCCGGGACGGCGGCCTTGTCGGGTCGGTCAGGCTGACGCCGATCGATATCGGCGGGGTATCGGGGCTGCTGCTCGGCCCGCTCGCCGTGCTGCCGGCCTTCAAGAACAACGGCATCGGCAAGGCGCTGGTGCGCCATGCGGTGGCGGCGGCAAAGGTCGGGATGGCGGCAAGCGGCCACCGGCTGGTGCTCCTCGTCGGCGACGAGCCCTATTACGGGCCGCTCGGCTTCAAACGGGCGCGGCCGGGCGCGTTGAGCCTGCCGGGACCGGTCGATCCCAACCGGCTGCTGCTGGCGGAACTGGAAGAGGGTGCGGCCGATGCCGCGCACGGCGCGGTGACGTCGGGGCGGATGCTGGCGCGCGGATCTGCTGCCTGAGGCTACCGGCCCTCGCGGAACCAGGTGAGCGACAGGATCCCCAGGAGCAGGGCGAGGCCGAGGAGGCCGGCGAAAAGCGGCAAGCGGTCGATGCCTTTCAGCACGCTGGCGTCGGTCGTCCTCAGCCCGACCCAGCCGGAGCCGGCAAAGGACGTCCGACCCTTCAAGGCCACCACGTTCGGTACGTCGATGTTTCCGCCGTCTTCGGCGAGGCGGCGGACGCTGCCGTGCGTTTCCTCGGCCATCGGCCGCAGCTTTTCGTCGGTGGAGCGCATGGCGGAGAATTCGCGCGGATTGGCCGGGCCGACGGAGGCGAGGGCGGTGCGGGTGCCGTCGCTTGCCGAATAGAGCCCGATCTCGGTCGCCGGGACGAGGGCTTCCCAAAGTCCCGGATCGAGCCGCTGCAGGTCGACCGTTTCGGTCTTGCCCGTCGGGGTGGTCACCGTCACCGGATCGACCGTCTCGCCGAGCGTCTGGCGGCGCACCACCAGGTCGCGGCCGCGGGCCTCCAGCGTGATGCCTTCCTCTTCGAGGTCCGGTTCCTTCATCAGCCAGTGGGCAAGGCGCCTCAGAAGAGGGCCGTGCGGGCCGCCATTTTCAAAGGAGCGCGCCCACAGCCAGACATGGTCGGACAGGAGGAGCGCGACGCGGCCCTTGTCGACGCGCGACAGCACCAGCAGCGGCTGGTTGTCGGCGCCGGTCATCACCGTCTGGCCAGTGGCCGTTTCCGCTGCGATCAGCCGGAACCAGCGGCTCCAGTCGGGCGGGTCGCTCGCCGCGCCCGGCAGCCCGCGGGTCACCGGGTGGCGCTCGCCGAGCTCGTTGACATGGGCCCGGTAGGGCTGTTCCAGCACGACGCCGGTCGGCGTTGCCGGCAGCACCTCGGCGAGCGTCGTGCGCGACAGGCTGCCGGGATCGGCAAAATCGGGGCCGGCGGCGATCAGGATGGCGCCGCCGTTGCGCACATATTGCGTGATGTTGTCGAAATAGAGTGAGGGCAGGACGCCGCGCCGGCGGTAGCGGTCGAAGATGATGAGGTCGAACTCATCGATCTTTTCGGAGAACAGCTCGCGGGTGGGGAAGGCGATTAGCGAGAGCTGGTTGATCGGCGTGCCGTCCTGCTTGGACGGCGGCCTTAGAATGGTGAAGTGGACGAGGTCGACCGAGGCGTCGGACTTCAACAGGTCGCGCCAGGTGCGCTCGCCGGAATGGGGCTCGCCGGAGACCAGCAGCACGCGCAGGTTCTCGCGGATGCCCTTGACGGCGACGACGGCGCGGTTGTTCTGGGTCGTCAGCTCCTCAGGGTGGGCGTCGATCTCGAACTCGAATATGTTCTTGCCGCCATGGGTGATCTCGACCGGCACCTCGGTCTTTTCCCCGGGCACCATGACGACGGCGCCGACCTCGTCGTCGTTGCGGCGGATGACCATGCGGGCGGGGCTCTGGTCGCCGCCCTCGTCGACATAGCGCAGCACCACGGTCTGTTCCGAGCCGACAAGGCCGTAGCGCGGCGCGCGTTCGACGACGATGCGCCGGTCCTGCTCGTCCTTCTTGCCGGTCAGGAGCACATGGAGCGGCCCGTCGAAGCCGAAGCTCTCCGCGCTCTTCGGGACGTCATGGACCTGGCCGTCGGTGATCATCAGCGTGCCGGCGAAGCGTTCCGGCGGCACGTCGGCAAGGCTTTCGGCCAGCTTGTCGAAGAGTTCGGTGCCGTCGGCGGTACCGCTGTCATCGCGGCCGGCTTCCACGATCCGGGTCTCGACATTGCGCAGGCGCGAGAGCCTTTCGGTCAGGGCCTGAAGGGCTTCGTCCGTCGCCTCGGTGCGGCCGGGAAGGGCCTGGCTCTCGGAGCGGTCGACGACGATGGCGGCGATGCTGGTCAGCGGCTCGCGGTTCTCGCGCTGGATCGAGGGATCGAGGAGGGCAAGGATCAAGAGGACGAGCGCGGCCGCGCGCAGCGGTGCGCCGCGCTGGCGGCGCCAGAAGGCGACGGCCATGAGGACGAGCGCGACGGCGGCGGCCGCCAGGATCAGCGGCAGTGGCAGCAGCGGGGCGGTGTCGATCGACCAGGTCATGCCGCCCTCCTACTGCCCGAGCCGTTCGAGAAGGGCCGGGATGTGCACCTGATCGGCCTTGTAGTTGCCGGTCAGGGTGTACATGACGATGTTGACGCCGACGCGGAACGCCCATTCGCGCTGGAACGGGTCGGGCGCGGACATCGGCAGGTAGAAGCGGCCGTCGTCGGTGATCGCCCAGGCGCCGGCGAAATCGTTGGAGGTGATGAGGATCGGCGAGACGCCGTCGCCGGTGCTGACCGGGCGGTCGGGCCGGGCCTCGCCTTTCGGCGTCGCCTCGGTCCAGAGCTGGCCGTCGGCCCAGCGGCCGGGATAGGTCTGCAGGAGATAGAAGGCCTTGGAGAGCACGTGGTCGGAGGGCACCGGCTCCAGCGGCGGGATGTCCAGATTGGCGAGGATCTCGCGCAGCTTGGCGGTCGCCGGCGTGATGCCCGGCGCGTTGCCGCCGGCCGGCTGGGTGTAGGCGTCGCCGGTATCGAACAGCACCGTGCCGCCATTCTTCATATAGGCATCGACCCTTGCCATGGTTTGCTGGGTCGGAGCCTCGGCCTCCGGATCGATCGGCCAGTAGATCAGCGGATAGAAGGCGAGTTCGTCGCTGGCGACATCGATGCCCATGGGCTCGCCCGGCTCCAGCGCCGTCCTCTGGGTGAGGAACTGGGTCAGGCCCATCAGGCCGCGGCGGCTGACCGTGTCGATGGTCTCGTTGCCGGTGATGACATAGGCGAGCCGGGTCGAAAGGGTCGCCTCAAGCGCCTTCTGGTCGGCGGCGGAGAGTTCCTGGGCCGATGCGGGGCGCGGCATGGCGAGCATCATCGCGGTGGCGCCCGCGAGGAGAATGCCGGCGGCGCGGCGGCGGTGCCAGAAGGTGGACAGGCCGCCCGCGATCAGGATGACGGCGATGGTATCGATCAGGATGAGTGCGAGCGCGATGCCGAAGAGGATGCCACGCAGGGATTGCGGGCCGGTGACATCATAGGAAGCGATGTTCGCGGTACCGCCGAGCGGGCCGAGGTCGAGCGGGGCAAGGCTCGCGTCCGGCTTCAGGAGATTGAAAGCAAAGAAGGCCTCGCTGGCGCCATAGAGCCCCGGCGGGTGGGTGCGGCCCGGCACGGCCGTTGTAAGCTGGGCCTCGCCGATCGGTTCGGCCTCGGCCGGCGGGGACGACAGGGTGCCGAAGCCGTCGAGGGTTTGCAGCGGGGCGAGCACCGCGGCTTCCGCGCCGTCCGCAGGGGTGCCGGCCTCGGTGCGGGCGGAAAAGGCGACGATCCGCTGCAGCATCTCCACGAAGACGCCGGAGAGCGGCAGGTTCGACCAGTCGGTGTCGGCGGTCACATGGAAGAGCACCAGCCAGCCGTCGCCGTGGCGGGCGGCGGTGACCAGCGGCGTTCCGTCGGCAAGGCTCGCCCAGGTCTTGTCGGGAAGGTCCGGATCGGGTTCGGCCAGCACCTGGCGGGTGACGGTGACGTCTTCGGGCAGGCGCAAATCGGCGAAGGGGCCGTTCTCGGAGAAATTGGCGAGCGCCTGGGGCTGCTCCCAGGTCAGGCTGCCGCCGAGGCTGCGGTCGCCGGAGCGCAGCCGCACCGGCACCAGGTCGTCGGTGCTGGAGGCAAGGCGCGGGCCGGCGAAGCGGACCAGCACGCCGCCGCCGCGCACCCATTTTTCCAGCGGGTCGCGGGCCGCCGGCACCAGCGTGCCGATATCGGCCATGGCGATGACCGAGATGCCGGCATCGACGAGTTCCGGGATCGCCGCGGTGACGTCGTCCTTTTCCGGGATGCGGACATTGGCGAAGGGATTGAGGGCGCGGGTCAGGTAATGGAGCGAGGCGAGCAGGGGCTGTGCCGTCTCCGTGGCGTCGCTGGCGAGGAGCCCGACGGTGCGCCGGCGCCAGCGCTCGTCAAGGAGCTGGACGCTGCCGGCGGTCGCCGCGTCGACGGCGGCAAGGCGCGCGATCTCGTTGCGGAGTTCAACGGGCAGGTCGAAACGGGCCGTGGTCTGGTTGTCCCCGGTCTCGAAGCGGAACGGGGCGGTGCCGAGCACGAAGCCCTTGCGGTCGCGGGCTTCGATGAGGCCGGTGTCGGGGCCGAGGCCGCCGGTGCGCAGGACCTTGACGGTCAGCGCGTCCGGGTCGTTGGCGGCGCCGGCAAGGCCGACCGGCGAGGTGCCCTCGCGCTCATAGATGGTCACGGGCGCGTCGCCGGCGATCCGGGCAAGGGCCGTGGCGAGCGCTGCGCCCGAGCCGTCGTCGACCTCGTCGGCGAGCCAGACGATCTCGCCGGGCGGGGTTTCGGATGCGGCTTCGTTGAGGGCTTCGACAAGGCTGCCGCGGTCACTGAACCAGGGGCGCGGGGCGATGGCGCGGAGCCGGTTGCGGGCCTCTTCGGGCGCCGTCGTCACGATCTCCTGGCGGGCGCCGTCCGCGGTGGCGACGAGCAGCACCGGGCGCTCGCCGTCCTTGGCCTTGTCGATGGCCCGTTCGGCGACCGCCACGCGGGCGTCCCAGCCGGTCGCGGCCGGCCAGCCATTGTCCATGACGATCCACATCGGGCCGTCGGCCGAGGTGCGCTCCAGCGCCGGGCGCCAGATCGGCTCGGCCAGCGCCAGGATGATCGCGGCGGCGGCGGCAAGGCGCAACAGCGTCAGCCACCAGGGGCTGCGCGACGGGGTCTCCTCGCGGTGGGCGATTTCGGCGAGCAGCCGCGTCGGCGGAAAGTCGATCTCGCGCGGGCGCGGCGGCACCAGCTTCAGGAGCCACCAGATGGCGATCAAGAGCGCCAGGGCGGCGAGCATCGCCGGGGCGCCGAAGCCGAGGGGAAGCCAGCTCATCGCGCCGCCTCCGCCGTGTCGCTGCGGTTCATCAGCACCACGTGGCCGTGGTCGCTTTCGGTAAGTCTATGGTGCAGCGCGAGCAGGGGCTCGGCCGCCGGCCGGTCGGTGTGGTGGATGATGAGGGTCCAGCCGAGCGGATCGACGATGCGGGCAAGGCGCTCGCGGCGGGCGGCGAGCCTGTCGATATAGGCCTGGCGCCAGGTCTCCGCGCGGCCGGCGACGACCCTGAGGCCGCTTTCCGGATCGAGGAATTCGGTGCGCCCGGCAAAGGGGAAGGTCTCCTCCACCGGATCGAGGATCTGGACCAGATGGCCCCTTGCGCCATTGGCGGCGAGCTTGCGCACCCAGTCCTCAAGCACGTCGATGGGATCGAGCAGGTCGGCGAACAGCACCACGTCGGAAAACCGCTTCACGGCCGCGGTCCGGGGCAGGGCGATCGGCTCGGCGAAATGGCTGAGGGTGGACGCGATGTGCTCCGCCGCGCCGCGGCTCGCGGTCGGGCGGGTGAGGTCCAGGAGGCCGATGCGCTCGCCGGAAGCGGCCAGGAGGTCGGACAGCGCCAGCAGGAGGACCAGCGCCCGGTCGCGCTTCGACACGGGCGCAAGGTTGGAGCGGAACGCCATGGACGGCGACAGGTCCGCCCAGAGCCAGACCGTGTGGGCCGCTTCCCATTCCAGCTCGCGGACATAGAGGTGGTCGTCGCGGGCGGAGCGGCGCCAGTCGACGCGGTTCGCCGGCTCGCCGGGAACGAAGGGACGGAACTGCCAGAACGTCTCGCCGGGGCCGGGCTGGCGGCGGCCATGCCAGCCGGCGGCAACGGTCACCGCGATGCGCCGCGCCTCCACCAGGAGGTCGGGCAGGCTCGAGGCGACGGTGCGCGAATCGCGCAGGATCGCCGGCCAATGGGCATCGATCGGCGCGTCCGTTTCGGTTTTCGTCGGCTTCTTCGTTGCCATGCGGTCAGGCGGTGTCCGTCAAAAGGTGCCGGGTCAGCCGAGCCGGGCGACGAGGCGGGCAATCACCTCGCGCACGGTGTGGCCGTCGGCGCGAGCGGCAAAGGTCAGCGCCATGCGGTGCTGCAGCACGGATTCGGCAAGCGCCACCACATCGTCGACAGAAGGCGCCAGGCGGCCGTCGAGGAGAGCGCGGGCGCGCACGGTCAGCATCAATGCCTGGCTGGCGCGCGGGCCGGGGCCCCAGGAAATGAGGCGGGCCTCCTGATCCTCGCCGTCGCCCGGACGGGCCGAGCGGACGAGGTCGAGGATCGCTTCGACGACGGATTCGCCGGCCGGCAGGCGGCGCACCAGTTGCTGGAAGCGCATCAGCTCGGTCGAATTCAGGACGGCTTCCGGCGCCGTCTCGGCCGCGCCCGTGGTCTCGATGAGGATGCGGCGTTCCGCGTCGCGGTCCGGGTGGTGGATGTCGATCTGGGTCAGGAACCGGTCGAGCTGGGCTTCCGGCAGCGG of the Rhodobium gokarnense genome contains:
- a CDS encoding YbaK/EbsC family protein, producing MTELPKSAQLVSEAAANAGLDVTVMEMPASTRTAEEAAAACNCTVAQIVKSLVFRGKTSKKPYLFLVSGANRVNEKGVAKHLGEALTRPDADDVRALTGFAIGGIPPLGHATPLQTFIDTDLLGFDVVWAAAGTPKCVFSCDPNALVDAVGATPIDVKG
- a CDS encoding metallophosphoesterase family protein; protein product: MYRLAHLSDPHLGPLPDARIRELMSKRVIGYVNWHRNRSGTHTADHLMALLADMASQQPDHIAVTGDLVNLSLKAEIEPAKAWLESLGPPHDVTAIPGNHDAYVPGSVKRAIKSWRPFMTGDTPALDGNDFPFVRRRGPLGIVALSSANASAPFMATGVFDTGQARALCRALERLGAEGLFRVVLIHHPPVRSRKYWHRRLIGTGHFSRAIREAGAELVLHGHTHVDSLVWTDGNTRPVPIVGVPSASNAPGDKRPAARYNLFDVEQTDDGWTCAMTERGLTLPGRPVSQIRSRRLVYSPGATVSEDISEPVAASG
- a CDS encoding GNAT family N-acetyltransferase, with translation MSIQSPQIELESPGDDADIEALHETAFGPGRFARTAFRLREGVPRDPALSFVVRRDGGLVGSVRLTPIDIGGVSGLLLGPLAVLPAFKNNGIGKALVRHAVAAAKVGMAASGHRLVLLVGDEPYYGPLGFKRARPGALSLPGPVDPNRLLLAELEEGAADAAHGAVTSGRMLARGSAA
- a CDS encoding DUF4159 domain-containing protein; the encoded protein is MSWLPLGFGAPAMLAALALLIAIWWLLKLVPPRPREIDFPPTRLLAEIAHREETPSRSPWWLTLLRLAAAAAIILALAEPIWRPALERTSADGPMWIVMDNGWPAATGWDARVAVAERAIDKAKDGERPVLLVATADGARQEIVTTAPEEARNRLRAIAPRPWFSDRGSLVEALNEAASETPPGEIVWLADEVDDGSGAALATALARIAGDAPVTIYEREGTSPVGLAGAANDPDALTVKVLRTGGLGPDTGLIEARDRKGFVLGTAPFRFETGDNQTTARFDLPVELRNEIARLAAVDAATAGSVQLLDERWRRRTVGLLASDATETAQPLLASLHYLTRALNPFANVRIPEKDDVTAAIPELVDAGISVIAMADIGTLVPAARDPLEKWVRGGGVLVRFAGPRLASSTDDLVPVRLRSGDRSLGGSLTWEQPQALANFSENGPFADLRLPEDVTVTRQVLAEPDPDLPDKTWASLADGTPLVTAARHGDGWLVLFHVTADTDWSNLPLSGVFVEMLQRIVAFSARTEAGTPADGAEAAVLAPLQTLDGFGTLSSPPAEAEPIGEAQLTTAVPGRTHPPGLYGASEAFFAFNLLKPDASLAPLDLGPLGGTANIASYDVTGPQSLRGILFGIALALILIDTIAVILIAGGLSTFWHRRRAAGILLAGATAMMLAMPRPASAQELSAADQKALEATLSTRLAYVITGNETIDTVSRRGLMGLTQFLTQRTALEPGEPMGIDVASDELAFYPLIYWPIDPEAEAPTQQTMARVDAYMKNGGTVLFDTGDAYTQPAGGNAPGITPATAKLREILANLDIPPLEPVPSDHVLSKAFYLLQTYPGRWADGQLWTEATPKGEARPDRPVSTGDGVSPILITSNDFAGAWAITDDGRFYLPMSAPDPFQREWAFRVGVNIVMYTLTGNYKADQVHIPALLERLGQ
- a CDS encoding DUF58 domain-containing protein — encoded protein: MATKKPTKTETDAPIDAHWPAILRDSRTVASSLPDLLVEARRIAVTVAAGWHGRRQPGPGETFWQFRPFVPGEPANRVDWRRSARDDHLYVRELEWEAAHTVWLWADLSPSMAFRSNLAPVSKRDRALVLLLALSDLLAASGERIGLLDLTRPTASRGAAEHIASTLSHFAEPIALPRTAAVKRFSDVVLFADLLDPIDVLEDWVRKLAANGARGHLVQILDPVEETFPFAGRTEFLDPESGLRVVAGRAETWRQAYIDRLAARRERLARIVDPLGWTLIIHHTDRPAAEPLLALHHRLTESDHGHVVLMNRSDTAEAAR